gtttatcagacaccttgtatctagaagaaactatGTTCTggttgtgaaaagaatttggtctgaatTAAACTAtgtagttggttcttatcaaacggCATCAGACTCAATcttgctgtgttctacgtacccctgaggagactctctttcagatccgagatgtcggggtgtcgggtgaccccaaggtactgaAGTTCATAGAAAAGACTGCAGtatgaccaggtcggtccagagtcatctcccggattacaacagatagatgaaatcatttgcgtctagaacagttgtttctgaatagctgaaggaaccgtttttctGTGTCAGCTGTAGAGTGTAGGTTTTgagagcttgtcaagagatgcggtggttagtTTTCCCtcggtggccagtccggagttctgctcataaactaactgaatcactcagcaagtttctgttttaatattcccatattatgattacctggccaatcgggacatgccatgttaagagttaacaaccctcagaacatcacaccttctttcagatagaaggttctctgatttgtgggtaagaacatatctatgtgcatgaaattactttaactttatcaTCTCGTCATGTGTATTAAGTGTATGGCTGATTAGCTTGTCAAGTCACGTACGCTGGTTATCAGACAAATGGATCATTGttggacaatattcatttcaaccttattaactttGGCACAgaataatcaaaacatttcaattaaccatattgttcatttcatttcatgattaattaactcatatgagctgaaaatttaTTCAGAGGCcggaggaatcctgtagaagtgataaggggaagcttaaggccttgaaacgggaacagtttgttgacaatacgttatcatgtgttcagagctgcagaggcccggactccagctgatggaatggcaggatccggcagattaaaggcaacaaatatagactcctgtctccatatcgGATACTGAAGatgtcaaactgtacatgaaaaactgacaaTTTCTGGACGGtacaattagaaaatagctctttaagCCCTGTTGATttgcataattttttttcttcttccggggatccatgagccgaccggaaagggtggAGACTTACGGTCCCTATAGTGAAAGACAACAATCTTTGAACAACTATAAAATCGATACAGTACAGTATCATATGTTTTCAAAATACATCGTGATATGaaaatatcacccagccctagttgtAATAACTTGACCCATACTGCAGCAACTgaaagtcttgaaaatgtcctggaaaatcatgtaaaaaaaaaaaaaaaagtgggaaccctgctagacctgaccaactgcagcagctctgatcatagcactgccctcaCAGGTTTGAACAGTAGgcagcactaggcatgatgggtgcatcacttcatctgcctctcttcttaccctgatgcaccttcattctggaacagggtccatctggactcatcagacgacATGGCACTCTTCCATTGCTTCAGAGTCCAATCTTTATACTCTCTAGCAACTTGAAGCCTTTTTTCCAAGTTTGCTTCAGTCATCAGTGGTTTTCTTATGGTTACACATGTGTTTGGTCCAAATCCCATGAGTTCCCTTTGGATTGTGCCTGTGGAAATGCTTTTGTTTTCACTATTAAACACAGCTTTGAGTTCTGCTGTTTTTCTTTGATTTGATTCCGCCAAACGTTTAAGTGATCACCAATCACAATCATTCTGGATTTTATTTTCGGCCACATTTCTTCCTCAAAGATGATTGGTCCCCACTATGCTTCCAGTTTCTAATAATTCATTGACCATTCTTAAGCCAATTTTAGTCgttgcaatctccttagatgttttcactgCTTGATGCCTGCTAATCATTTGACCCTTCTCAAAACAGACGAACATCTTTTACACGGCCACCAGATGTGtttttctacatggctgtttaagaaatgagaagcaactgattgcaccagttggggttaaataacttgttacgAGTTGAAAGATTATCGCCCAGCCAGGCTCCTATCTGTTtgtttagttaaatccaggtggcaactTATTTTTTAGGCAAGGCAGTGTGTTTACAGTCCAATGCATTAAGAATTTTCTACACGTTTTCATATATAgtgtaaatgtataaaaaacaaaacagtatAGGAACAGCAGTTCGTCACTAACTTGTATTGATTAGCTGATGCTTGTCTGATGCAGGTCTCACCTGAGGcaatccagagtcagatgccatACCTTTTTTAACTcataatttttaataaatgacaTTTGGGAGAAGGCATCATGAAATAAATTGGAGGGTGTCTTTTTGTAAATTAAATGAAACTTACAAATACAGTATGGATGCTGTTTGAAAATCTCAATGTTTAGATGTAAACTAGACAAAATAGTGTCTGTTAGTTTTAATTTGACGTATTATATCTGCATTATTAATGTCATTTAAAAGCATCTCAACAGAAAATTGTTTCATCTTTTTGCAGGATCTGAGTGAAGAAACCACTTTCCTTTCATCAGCTTGCAACGTGGAACaggtacatcttacagaaaaattgGATTCCCATAATGAGACAAAAATTATTCCTGTTTTTACAATGGGGTAAAATAAGTACTTAGTCGTCccccaattgtgcaagttctcccacttaaaaagatgagagacCTGTAATTTTCATATGTATACATCAAATATGAGACAGAATGAGAAACTAAACTATAGAAAATGACTgtaatttaatttttgttttgtttattatggaaaataagtatttggtcaagagCAAAGTCCATGTCAATACTTTGCTATATACCCTTTGTTGgtgatgacagaggtcaaacgTTTTAAGTTCACAAGGTTTTCGCACATTGTTGCCAGTATTTTGGACCATTCCTCCATGCATATCTCTTATGgggtgttttggggctgtcgctgagCAACAGGGACTCTCAACTCTCTCCAAACATTTTTCAAGGGGtttgagatctggagactggctaggccactccaagaTCTTGAAATGCTTCTTACAAAGCCACTCCTTTTGTTATCCGGGTGGTATGTTTGTGATCATTGTCATGCTGAAAGACCCAGCCATGTTTTATTTTCCATTCCATTGCTGATGGAATGAGGTTTTCACTCAGTtgttacatggccccattcattgttTCCTTTATATACAGATCAGTTATCCTGGCCCTTTTGCAGAAAAACTGCCCCAAAGCATGTTTTCACACCCATGCTTCACAGGAGCATTTGTGTTCTTTTGATGCAACCCAGCATTCTTTCTCCTCCAAATGTGGCGAGTAGAGTTTTTAACAAGTTATATTTTGGTTTCACTTGACCAAATAACATTCTCACAAtcctcttctggatcatccaaaCTCTCTCAAGCAGACTTCAGATGGGCCCTGCACGTGTACTGGCTTAAGCAGGGGGATGCATCTGGCACTGCATGTTTGAGTCCCTGGCTGTGTAGTGTAATACTGATGGTAGCCATTGAaactttggtcccagctctctggcaATCCTCTGACCTGAATGACCTGCAAATCAATTTTCCCTTGAGACAGAGTTATGCAAGTTCAGTCAAGCTACTCCTGGACTGCCTCAAGGAGGTTAGAGCATGGATGGCTTCCAGCTTCTTATGTTTTAATGACAAGTGGACACCCCAGCACAGGAcctttgtgggacaccatgggcaagGGAGGTGGAGGACCGTAATTTGGAGATGGCTATAGAGAAGGAATGCTCAGACAGATTaattccagcagaaccagaacagaactgtcctctgcatcactgtgggtcagaaggtcattagagaacctAAAAAAGCTGTTCGAGTCTAATGAGctctagccacaaccttttccaagatctggaAGATGAATGGGAGTTTAAAATAGGTCTACATTTAGTAGAAACAGGCTTTTGATTATCTGACAATTTAAATATTTCCTAagcaaacagatgttttactctaAATTACATGAATGTGTTTTCCTCCCACAGTGTCAAAAACATTACCTAGTTTGTGCAACTTTGTCATCATTGGACAAGTGTGCTCAATGTGTGGGACCGGTTTCTTCCATGAAATGGCTTGGATATCAGTGCAAATGTAAGTTATTTTGTTTGTACTAGGCCATAACATTTCTTGCCCAAGAACATTTTGCTGTTACATTTTGATGTTATGCTTTGTTTATTTCTAAATGTATTTATGTTTTATGTATGTAGTTTGTTCAACAGTCTGGCATGCCTACTGCCTTAAacgattaaaaaaaaatattcaaGACCAACTCCAGCATTCATCCCAGGTTATTATCcacatcacatttttttaaatctcgcTCTGGCCTAGTGTCACTAAGTACATAATTTTCTTGTTTTATAATTCCAGGAAAAGGAGCTATTTGAATATTCAGCTGGCCACTCATCAGACAAGGACACAGAAGTACTGCCAGAATCGCATGACATCTCAGACGATCAGTGTAATTCAGATGAGGACTATATACCAGAttctgaagatgaagatgaagatgaagattcaaaagtttcacttttgtctAAACAGTCTACTGTTGGACAAAAAGAAAGAAACCTGGCAATACTTGATACTAATATGATTGAGGAGTGTCACACAATTTCAGAACCTGTACCAAGCCCATCACAATGTTGGCCTCCTATTTGCAGAGATAAAATGGGTGACAACGCAGCTGGAACATTAGGCCCAGCCACTTCTCTTGAAGACAGAGTCTCACAGAAAAAACTGGAGGGTCAAGACAAGCAGGAATCCACTCTACAAATGAGTAACAAAAACTTTTGCTTTGTTTGTGGTAAGCCACAAAGCAAAATCGCTCGTCATTTAAGAACCCACAAAGATCATGCTGAAATAGCTTACGCCTTTTCGCTGCCTGATGATTCCAAAAAACGCAAAGTCCTTGTAGAAAAAATGCGAAACAAGGGTAATTTTAGACATAACACAAAGGTTTTACAAGCTGGACAAGGACCTTTGAAAGTAAAGCGAATGCCAAAAGCTAAAGTGGAGTCTAAAAAGTTTATTCATTGCATGTACTGCCAGGGTATGTACATTCGAAAGGATTTGTGGAGACATGTCCGTAGATGTCCCTGTAAGCCAGTAAATGAAGATCCTAATGAAAAATGTGGAAGAACCAAAGTACTGGCTTTGGCTATGGCTCAAGAATCGACAATGTGTCAGCAGATTTCAGAGGGAGTTTGGAAACTCCTCAGTGTCATGAACCAGGATGATGTAGCATCAGTTGTGAGAAATGACCTTACTATCATTCAGTTTGCCCAGTCACTCTACAACAAACATGGAAAAGACCCTACCAAGTATGAGTACATACGACAGAAACTTCGTGAAGTTGGACGTCTCTTGTTATGTCTGCGCACCGAATTCTCTATACATAATCTAGAGGATGCTGTGAAACCTGCAAACTTTCAGAAAGTTGTGCAGGCAATAAAGACTGTGGCAGGATTCAATGAAGAAACATGTTCATACCAAATACCAAGCCTTGCATTGAAACTAGGACATACATTGCAGAAAGTCTGTGACATCATCCATTGTCGAGCGCTAATAGCAGAAAGTGAAGAACTGATCAGATCTACAGAGGTTTTCAAAAAACTATACAACTCCAAATGGTCTGAGTTAGTGTCCCATACTGCCTTGAACACTCTGAGTCAGGCCAAGTACAATAAGCCACTTACCTTGCCATTCACAGAAGATGTTCAATGTCTTCATCAGTACCTTAAAAAAGCTGGAGAAACCGCCTTTTGCAACTTGTCTGAGAAGGCCACTCCCAAGACTTATGGAGAACTTGCAAAGGTTACTCTTGCACAGGTGATTGTGTTCAATCGTAGACGAGCAGGAGAAGTTTCAAAAATGCACTTGCAAGGTTTTCAGAAGAGAGATGACACAAAGCTCCATGAAGATGTTGCCATGGGGTTGTCCAAGGTTGAACAGAAGCTCTGCAACTATTTCAGTAGAGTGGAAATCATGGGAAAGAGAGGCCGGAAggttgcaattcttctcacaccaAAGGTGGTGGATGCTTTGTCACTACTGACCACTAAAAGAGACGATTGTGGTGTTAGTCCCACAAACCTCTTCCTTTTTGCAAGACCTACCTCACAGAGTCACTACAGAGGACAGGATTGTTTGCGTTTTTATGCAAACCAGTGTGGGGCAAAGCACCCAGAGTTTCTTAGGTCAACACACCTCCGGAAACATGTTGCCACACTCTCACAAGTCTTGAACTTAAAAAATAATGAACTTGACCAGGTTGCAGACTTCTtgggtcacgacatccgtgttcACAGGGAATTCTACAGATTACCAGTTCCAACTACACAGTTGGCAAAGATTTCCAAGCTGCTTTTGTCTATGGAAAAAGGACAACTTTCCACTCTGCAAGGAAAGTCTCTTGATGACATTGATGTTGAAGGTTGGTAATGAAATGATCTTATGGAAAATAGTGTCTTATTTCAATGATTAAAACCTACCCCAAATCACCATATCTTAatgtaaataaagaaaaaagttttgtttttaatatatatatatatatatatatatatatatatatatatatatatatatatacacacacacgtgtagtGTATACTATATTTGTGATACCTTAACTTTAGTCGGATAT
This genomic window from Nothobranchius furzeri strain GRZ-AD chromosome 9, NfurGRZ-RIMD1, whole genome shotgun sequence contains:
- the LOC129164784 gene encoding uncharacterized protein; translation: MERQRRINPKGDAKYHIENGKDKVGFDVKSISAYKGRGVFVTTSFQKGDFLLEYRGELISKEECERRQRVYHDTLKVFLFEFYFDGKLWCVDAAKEDGSLGRLVNDDHVCPNAKMKYLTVQGKPHLCLFAIREISQGEEVTYNYGDSDWPWRCKIRTEKKHSKVAANNANQTDPDLEPLHRSAEVSPEAIQSQMPEDNLKQTDPNLISTNRNAEVSPEAIQSQMPEDNLKQTDPNLISTNRNAEVSPEAIQSQMPEDNLKQTDPNLISTNRNAEVSPEAIQSQMPEDNLKQTDPNLISTNRNAEVSPEAIQSQMPEDNLKQTDPNLISTNRNAEVSPEAIQSQMPEDNLKQTDPNLISTNRNAEVSPEAIQSQMPEDNLKQTDPNLISTNRNAEVSPEAIQSQMPEDNLKQTDPNLISTNRNAEDLSEETTFLSSACNVEQCQKHYLVCATLSSLDKCAQCVGPVSSMKWLGYQCKFCSTVWHAYCLKRLKKNIQDQLQHSSQEKELFEYSAGHSSDKDTEVLPESHDISDDQCNSDEDYIPDSEDEDEDEDSKVSLLSKQSTVGQKERNLAILDTNMIEECHTISEPVPSPSQCWPPICRDKMGDNAAGTLGPATSLEDRVSQKKLEGQDKQESTLQMSNKNFCFVCGKPQSKIARHLRTHKDHAEIAYAFSLPDDSKKRKVLVEKMRNKGNFRHNTKVLQAGQGPLKVKRMPKAKVESKKFIHCMYCQGMYIRKDLWRHVRRCPCKPVNEDPNEKCGRTKVLALAMAQESTMCQQISEGVWKLLSVMNQDDVASVVRNDLTIIQFAQSLYNKHGKDPTKYEYIRQKLREVGRLLLCLRTEFSIHNLEDAVKPANFQKVVQAIKTVAGFNEETCSYQIPSLALKLGHTLQKVCDIIHCRALIAESEELIRSTEVFKKLYNSKWSELVSHTALNTLSQAKYNKPLTLPFTEDVQCLHQYLKKAGETAFCNLSEKATPKTYGELAKVTLAQVIVFNRRRAGEVSKMHLQGFQKRDDTKLHEDVAMGLSKVEQKLCNYFSRVEIMGKRGRKVAILLTPKVVDALSLLTTKRDDCGVSPTNLFLFARPTSQSHYRGQDCLRFYANQCGAKHPEFLRSTHLRKHVATLSQVLNLKNNELDQVADFLGHDIRVHREFYRLPVPTTQLAKISKLLLSMEKGQLSTLQGKSLDDIDVEDELALSDTEAMESESESDDSESERSAHEFRNTVLVEAADSTPTMPQMTPQRMPQTTPDTDNIGVVSTSSIEDANQTLDEKSSNQELRRGPKKPWSTAEVVAVMRHFKNHISKGKLASKTECSHCKLVEGPVLANRTVQNIRDFVRNRGIAAKRQALKQK